A window of Sulfurimonas gotlandica GD1 contains these coding sequences:
- a CDS encoding TetR/AcrR family transcriptional regulator, with protein MSRKEAILEAARELFNETSTQSSTTNHIAKAIGISPGNLHYHYKNREEIIRLLYIQMRKETTLSVDELPKSIATLHEHEKILIKVQWKYRFFFKEMLSLFARDSELEDLYIKDNIAHRRRIRQVLNNLIINEELTITDEEDIDFLVDSISLSWQFYSSLLHTIGQEVDADSVQKVIKYTSAAMKPYLTKKRK; from the coding sequence ATGTCAAGAAAAGAAGCTATTTTAGAAGCGGCTCGTGAACTTTTTAATGAAACAAGTACGCAATCCTCTACTACGAACCATATAGCAAAAGCGATAGGGATTAGTCCAGGTAATCTGCACTATCATTATAAAAACCGTGAAGAAATAATACGTTTATTATATATACAGATGCGCAAAGAGACAACACTATCTGTAGATGAACTTCCAAAATCTATAGCTACTTTACACGAACATGAAAAGATACTTATAAAAGTTCAGTGGAAATACCGCTTCTTCTTTAAAGAGATGCTTTCACTTTTTGCACGAGACTCTGAGCTAGAAGATCTATACATAAAAGATAATATCGCACACCGTAGACGCATAAGACAAGTTTTGAATAACCTTATAATAAATGAAGAACTTACTATAACAGATGAAGAGGATATAGACTTTCTTGTAGATTCCATCTCTTTATCTTGGCAGTTTTACAGTTCACTTTTACACACAATAGGGCAAGAGGTAGATGCTGACTCAGTTCAAAAAGTCATAAAGTATACGTCAGCCGCTATGAAACCTTACTTAACAAAAAAGAGAAAATGA
- a CDS encoding YceI family protein, protein MKLVQSLALSAVVGLSFLNAASYNVDASHSDVGFKVKHMMISNVKGSFEKFGGTFTIDEKTKQFSAINGTVEVASLTTQETKRDIHLKSGDFFDVAKYPQMHLKFLKQNDDKATFELTIKDVTKVVTLDIEEISGTIKDPWGNTRLAFELQGKINRKDFNINFNQLLETGGLIVADEVKFDIVLEGIQTK, encoded by the coding sequence ATGAAATTAGTTCAAAGTTTAGCACTTAGTGCAGTAGTAGGTTTAAGTTTTTTAAATGCTGCAAGTTACAATGTAGATGCAAGTCATTCAGACGTAGGTTTTAAAGTAAAGCATATGATGATTAGTAATGTGAAAGGAAGTTTTGAAAAGTTTGGTGGTACTTTTACTATTGATGAAAAAACAAAACAGTTTTCTGCCATAAATGGTACGGTGGAAGTTGCTAGTTTAACAACACAAGAAACTAAGAGAGATATCCACCTTAAAAGTGGGGATTTTTTTGACGTGGCTAAATACCCACAAATGCACCTAAAATTTCTTAAACAAAATGATGACAAGGCAACTTTTGAACTTACTATAAAAGATGTTACAAAAGTAGTAACACTTGATATTGAAGAAATAAGTGGCACGATAAAAGACCCATGGGGTAATACAAGACTAGCATTTGAACTTCAAGGTAAAATCAATCGTAAAGATTTTAACATCAATTTTAATCAATTACTAGAAACTGGTGGTCTAATTGTTGCAGACGAAGTAAAGTTTGATATTGTTTTAGAAGGAATTCAAACTAAGTAG
- a CDS encoding pirin family protein, with the protein MKVIHKEDLHYGGFAGLREHRVVMDIRVFGPHKNQGTADGLGNLLYLADAKFNPHGETHMHPHHEVDVITVMLDGRVTHEGSLEHGRSINEGEVQVQRAGGEGFEHNEINPDSKQNRLIQLWFAPEVLGEKAGYQHFAKSDNKVLCVYGGKDGDTFDSKTVMEIIKLKKGESFSQDGEFQAYVTKGSLSVQTSILNDGDFFSDKNINISANEDSEFIFIEMLEN; encoded by the coding sequence ATGAAAGTGATACATAAAGAAGATTTACACTACGGTGGTTTTGCAGGTCTTAGAGAACATCGAGTAGTAATGGACATCCGTGTTTTTGGTCCGCATAAAAACCAAGGAACTGCGGATGGTTTGGGTAATCTTCTCTATTTGGCAGATGCCAAATTTAATCCACATGGAGAGACCCATATGCATCCACATCACGAAGTGGATGTCATCACCGTTATGCTCGATGGAAGAGTAACGCATGAAGGATCTCTCGAACATGGAAGAAGTATCAACGAAGGAGAAGTTCAAGTCCAACGAGCGGGAGGCGAAGGTTTTGAGCATAATGAGATAAATCCAGACTCAAAACAGAACCGACTCATTCAGTTGTGGTTCGCTCCTGAAGTTTTAGGTGAAAAAGCAGGGTATCAACATTTTGCTAAAAGCGATAATAAAGTTCTCTGCGTTTACGGTGGAAAGGATGGGGATACGTTTGATAGTAAAACCGTAATGGAAATTATAAAACTGAAAAAAGGAGAAAGCTTCTCGCAAGATGGAGAGTTTCAAGCCTATGTAACGAAAGGCTCATTAAGTGTTCAAACATCTATTCTAAACGATGGCGATTTTTTCTCTGACAAAAACATTAATATAAGTGCAAATGAAGATAGCGAGTTCATTTTTATAGAGATGCTTGAGAATTAG
- a CDS encoding glutamate synthase-related protein → MSNPIVADNKPVKVSLSRGQEYHFCTCGISKSQPFCDGSHVGTSFTPRVIVSDKDDEAYLCACKHTANTPFCDGTHKQFSAEDIGKEGPGIKSNPSDMPKAVSTPEEPTVEFIHQLAREGLSKLGHHGQMGSMGVPRHVLPHWDDLQIMAAQIATKPLFEDVTVGTQLIIGPETKKPLVLKIPLFVSDMSFGALSEEAKIALSKGAQLAGTGICSGEGGMLPEEQEANTRYFYEYASAGFGYKEELLHKVQAFHFKGGQGAKTGTGGHLPGNKNIGKISEVRGIPEGEPAISPPTFKDLTTVEDFKKFADRVREITGGIPIGFKLSANHIEEDIQFALDASADYIILDGRGGGTGAAPEMFRNHISVPTIPALARARKYLDKQGASGRVTLIITGGLRVPIDFVKAMALGADGVALSNSAIQAIGCVGARMCNTNNCPAGIATQKKSYVKNLILKNHQSSYITFLMHQ, encoded by the coding sequence ATGAGTAATCCAATAGTTGCAGATAACAAACCAGTAAAGGTAAGTCTTTCTAGAGGACAGGAATATCATTTTTGTACATGTGGTATATCTAAAAGCCAGCCATTTTGCGATGGTTCACATGTGGGTACATCATTTACTCCTAGAGTAATTGTTTCTGATAAAGATGACGAAGCTTATTTATGTGCATGTAAACATACTGCCAATACACCTTTTTGTGATGGTACGCATAAACAATTTAGCGCAGAAGATATTGGTAAAGAAGGACCTGGAATAAAATCAAATCCTTCTGATATGCCTAAGGCTGTATCAACACCAGAGGAGCCTACGGTAGAGTTTATACACCAGCTTGCACGTGAAGGTTTATCAAAACTAGGACATCATGGTCAAATGGGTTCTATGGGTGTTCCACGTCATGTATTACCACACTGGGATGATTTACAAATCATGGCAGCGCAAATAGCTACCAAGCCATTATTTGAAGATGTAACTGTAGGTACACAACTTATTATTGGACCAGAAACTAAAAAACCGTTAGTACTAAAAATTCCATTATTTGTTTCAGATATGAGTTTTGGTGCATTATCTGAGGAAGCAAAAATAGCTTTATCTAAAGGTGCACAGCTTGCAGGAACTGGCATCTGTTCAGGTGAAGGCGGTATGTTACCCGAAGAACAAGAAGCAAATACCCGTTACTTTTATGAATACGCTAGTGCTGGCTTTGGTTACAAGGAAGAGCTACTGCATAAAGTACAAGCCTTCCATTTTAAAGGTGGACAAGGTGCTAAAACAGGGACAGGAGGTCATCTTCCAGGTAACAAAAATATAGGTAAGATATCCGAAGTTAGAGGCATACCTGAGGGTGAGCCTGCTATATCTCCACCTACATTTAAAGACCTTACTACAGTTGAAGATTTTAAAAAGTTTGCAGATCGTGTTAGAGAAATAACGGGTGGTATTCCTATTGGTTTTAAACTCAGTGCGAACCATATCGAAGAAGATATACAGTTCGCACTTGATGCTAGTGCTGATTATATTATATTAGACGGTCGTGGTGGTGGTACGGGTGCTGCGCCTGAGATGTTTAGAAACCATATTAGTGTGCCAACCATACCAGCACTTGCAAGAGCACGTAAGTATCTTGACAAACAGGGTGCTAGTGGTCGTGTTACTCTTATTATTACTGGTGGTTTACGTGTGCCGATTGATTTTGTTAAAGCTATGGCACTTGGTGCAGATGGTGTTGCTTTATCAAATAGTGCTATACAAGCAATAGGTTGTGTTGGAGCACGAATGTGTAATACAAATAACTGTCCAGCAGGTATTGCTACACAAAAGAAGAGTTACGTCAAAAACTTGATATTGAAAAATCATCAAAGCAGTTACATAACTTTTTTGATGCATCAGTAG